Proteins from a genomic interval of Spea bombifrons isolate aSpeBom1 chromosome 4, aSpeBom1.2.pri, whole genome shotgun sequence:
- the LOC128491690 gene encoding olfactory receptor 6B1-like: protein MNKTAVLEFIFLGFQNPPQINHVLFVLFLVIYIMIIVGNLLIVILVAKVQSLNAPMYFFLSQLSLSDILLTTNIVPNMLHVIFNGRSTISITGCIVQFYFFAATVATECLLLTVMSYDRYLAICRPLHYTSIMDFDLQVKLALWSWIFSFLIVLVLVFLINDIQFCEPPFIDHYFCDLAPVVQLSCSKNSIVEKADFVMAIPLAVVPFFFIVFTYVSIFKTIFGISSPGGTKKFFSTCSSHLIVVSTYYGTIIIVYMTPSKGQLFNINKVISLLYTMGTPFFNPIIYSFRNQEIKNALIKCLLALTQKK from the coding sequence ATGAATAAGACCGCGGTgttagaatttatatttttgggatTTCAGAACCCTCCCCAGATTAATCATGTTCTGTTTGTTCTGTTCCTTGTGATCTACATCATGATAATAGTAGGAAACCTGTTGATTGTTATATTGGTGGCAAAAGTTCAGAGTCTAAATGcccccatgtatttcttcctcagtCAGTTATCCTTGTCTGATATCCTGCTCACCACAAATATTGTCCCCAACATGCTCCACGTTATATTTAATGGGCGAAGCACAATATCGATCACTGGTTGCATTGTacagttttacttttttgctgccACAGTTGCTACAGAGTGTCTTCTTCTCACCGTGATGTCCTACGACCGATATTTAGCCATCTGCCGCCCATTACATTACACCTCCATCATGGACTTTGATCTTCAGGTCAAACTGGCTCTTTGGTCTTGGATATTTTCGTTTCTGATAGTGTTAGTCCTTGTTTTTCTCATAAATGACATACAATTCTGTGAACCTCCTTTTATTGACCACTATTTTTGTGATTTGGCTCCTGTTGTTCAATTATCTTGTTCTAAAAATTCTATTGTGGAAAAAGCAGACTTTGTGATGGCCATACCCTTGGCTGTAGttccttttttcttcattgTTTTCACATACGTCtcaatttttaaaacaatttttggAATATCTTCCCCTGGTGGGACAAAGAAGttcttctccacctgcagctctcatTTAATTGTAGTTAGCACATATTACGGGACtataataatagtttacatgacACCATCCAAAGGTCAACTATTTAACATCAATAAAGTTATTTCTCTTTTATATACTATGGGAACCCCATTTTTTAACCCAATTATATACAGTTTTAGGAATCAAGAAATCAAAAATGCActgataaaatgtttattagctctaacacaaaaaaaataa
- the LOC128491689 gene encoding olfactory receptor 10A6-like: MNQTKVVVIIMLGFQNPEIFNSVLFVLFLAIYILTLVGNLLIIVLVAKFQRLKSPMYFFLTQLSACDIFLSTIIVPNMLHGIMAGGSLIFVSGCITQLYFYSVSEGAECFLLTVMSYDRYLAICHPLRYTSIMDFRLYFQLIVFSWLLACILTFIMLPPLSSLQFCGHVIDHYFCDLAPLVELSCTKHTLAEFLNFILGVPSLTVPFSLVIFTYISIFITILGISSSTGRQKAFSTCSSHLTVVCVYYGTLITIYLAPTKGDLLLKSILTAHKGVIRNSPSNSPYREGCFSTVRSQTEIIQGMARHGSLDRCMSRDISHTTLTRLMRG, from the exons ATGAACCAGACAAAAGTGGTGGTGATCATTATGTTGGGTTTTCAGAATCCTGAGATTTTTAACTCCGTTCTGTTTGTTCTGTTCCTTGCCATCTACATCTTGACGTTAGTCGGGAACCTGCTGATTATTGTATTGGTGGCAAAGTTTCAGAGGctgaaatctcccatgtatttttttctcactcAGTTATCGGCGTGCGATATCTTTCTATCCACAATTATAGTCCCCAACATGCTCCACGGCATAATGGCAGGAGGAAGCTTAATATTTGTATCCGGCTGCATTACTCAGCTGTACTTTTATTCTGTTTCAGAAGGTGCAGAGTGTTTCCTTCTCACAGTGATGTCCTACGACCGGTATTTGGCCATTTGTCACCCGCTGCGATACACGTCCATCATGGATTTTAGGCTCTATTTCCAACTAATTGTTTTTTCTTGGCTTTTAGCATGTATACTAACATTTATCATGCTACCCCCACTTTCGTCTTTACAGTTCTGTGGTCATGTcattgaccattatttctgtgatctTGCTCCTCTTGTAGAGTTGTCTTGTACAAAACATACTCTTGCTgaatttttaaactttatctTAGGTGTACCTTCTCTGACCGTCCCATTCTCCTTAGTTATTTTCacttatatttccatttttatcacCATCCTTGGAATCTCCTCCAGCACCGGGaggcagaaagccttctccacctgcagctctcatTTGACTGTCGTCTGCGTCTACTATGGGACTCTTATAACAATTTACCTTGCCCCCACCAAAGG GGATTTACTCCTAAAGTCTATTCTAACCGCACACAAGGGTGTCATCCGAAACTCTCCGAGCAATAGTCCCTATAGGGAAGGCTGTTTCAGCACTGTCCGTTCTCAGACTGAGATTATTCAGGGTATGGCCAGACATGGGTCTCTGGATCGCTGCATGTCGAGAGATATCAGCCATACAACACTGACACGGCTTATGAGAGGCTAA